ctttgtcatgcaagccccccccccccttttcctctaaacataatgatggtcattatggccaaacagttttttgtttcatcagaccagaggacatttctccaaaagtacgatctttgcccccatgtgcagttgcaaaccgtagtctggctgttttatggtggttttggagcagttgcttcttccttgctgagcagcctttcaggttatgtcgatataggactcgttttactgtggatatagatacttttgtacctgtttcctccagcatcttcacaaggtcctttgctgttgttctgggattgatttgcacttttcgtaccaaagtacgttcatctctaggagacagaacgcgtggtcccatggtgttgatacttgtgtactattgtttgtacagatgaacgtggtaccttcaggtgtttggaaatttctcccaaggatgaaccagacttgtggaggtctacaattttcttctgaggtcttggctgatatattttgattttcccatgatgtcaagcaaagaggcactgagtttgaaggtaggccttgaaatacatccacaggtacacctccagttgactcaaatgatgtcaattagccatgacatcattttctggcatttttcaagctgtttaaaggcacagtcaacttagtgtatgtatacttcttacccactggaattgtgatacagtgaattataggtgaaataatctgtctgtaaacaattgttggaaaaagtacttctgtcatgcacaaagtagatgtcctaaccgacttgccaaaactatagtttgttaacaagaaatttgtggagtgattgaaaacaagttttaatgactccaacctaagtgtatgtaaacttctgacttcaactgtatatatatatatatatatatttaaaggaTTTTTCATGCTAAAAGCCTCATAGTAACCCCATAGAGTCGATTGACGCACcggtgcgtcaatctaagtaatataataaaaaattcatttctaatgttttgctttgccatcgtggggtattgtgtgtagattgtgtgtagattgctgacaaTTTTTGGAATTTATTATTTCATCTTTtagaaataaggctgtaacgtaacaaaatgtgaaaaaattcaaagggtctgaatcctttccaaaggcactgtatgtgtaaattatatatatatttatatatttcctgagctttcttatatcctAGATAAACGACAAACAGTTCAAAACCTTGTTTCTAATTATAAAATGTTTTACTGTCTTTTTtttcatttatgaatgtgttatttaaCCTGTTCTCTGGGCTATAGCTgtaggccaaattcaatattttatgaaattatttatttttatacctaaattcaaaatcaaatagctaaatgatccatagtatgaccatcttaaagaAATTTAGAATACCACATCCAACCCTACACCTAgccacaaccacaaccctaaccttgGTTTACGCTACTTATATCCTACTTTTCTCTTTGGCTCCTCCCTTTGACTCTAGGTGAAGGACTCCGGCTCAATTTAATCACTGAATATGACTCATCCTATGTTGACGTGTGTAGGAACAGGATTGTGTGTTATGTTTCTTAGCCACACTCATAGACATAGAAAGTAATAGCAATAGAAAGTTTAATGAACATTTGGTTTAATAATTTATTAATTCAAGATCATACAGGCTTTGCAAAGAGGGGCAGTTCTTCAGTTCAACAGTTACATCTAGCACACATAGTGATACATTTTATAGATAGACAGGTCATACGTAAGATCATAGTCCAGATATATGCAAAAATGTAGATTTTCACATTTGTGCTTTACATCAAGTAAAATTACACCAATTATCACTTAATCTATCAATGACATTCTGGTTAGAATGGATTTAGATATGGCCTTAACCCTTTGATAATCATTGCACAACACCTTACACATTTAAAATACATATTATTTGTTTGCCCCAAACTTGAAGATTATGATAGTCAGTCAAAGATATTAAAGCTGAGATCTGCGAAAGGTGAAACGGTGTGATGTTATAGGcgtatttgttattgttttgatTTTGAAACAGAGGACATGAGCATCCAGCATTGTGGTAAAATGAAAGAAAACCTGCCGTTCCATCATGCGTGCattacagaggaggctggtgggaggagctataagaggacattgtaatggctgaaatggaataaatggaacagtatcaaacatatggaaacaatATGCTTGACTatgttccattgactccattccagccattacaatgagcccatcctcttacagctcctcccaccagcctcctctgccatGCAATGATGTCTGAGGGAAAAAACAGTGTTCATTGTTtgaagtaacttctttgttgttgtaatagagCAAACAAGACGATTCACCgataaggattccagctttaacgtTGTAACAattttcacacacacattcacacattacAGTATGTGTACACGGTGATTACCACAAGTCCCCTGCTTTTTTCCAATCTCTTAAAACATTGTACACAAATATCACAAATGTTATATTTCCTTTTGATATATTTACAATATCTTACAGTTTTCAACACAACCAATAAATAGGCTTAACTTTTATAGAGATTGGACACAAATCAAAGTCTGATGTTCTCCTTACACCATGTCAGTCCCATCAGAGTTTGAACAGTGAGAGGTTTATGAGCTGCTGTGGCTGCTTCTGAGTAAAGACATTGAAAacaaatgtcctgtgtgtgtccattgGCCTGGCTCTGTAACTGATCAGTCCTCTCTGCTGATGTCACTTGTATTCCCTGGCGACGCGGACTGGAGCagttgtcagagagagaaaggcctGGAGGAGAGTAGCTCCGTGACAACCCAGATACAGCCTACCTCACAGTTCCTGATCAAGATGCTAACCCAGCCCAAATTTTTACACAGGGTCTCTCCAGAAGTAGTCCAAGGGCAGGGGTCAAGAGTCACAGGGCAGTCCTCCAAAGGCCTGAGTGTGCAGAGACTGTTAGAAGAAAGATTTACATCAGGCcctagagagagatgtaactGTTTACCTAAGTTTACGAAAACATTATAAGCAAAATTATGCTACAAGTTAAGCCTATCTTTAAGTGCTCTAAAAATCATAAATCAAGGAAATCACAGCAGATGATCAATTGAAGGAACACTCAACACTTGTAATACACATGTAATTGCAAACAGCCACACTGTTATCAGTACAGGTTTAATGAAATGAACTACTTACCTGGAGACATGGGTTCTGTGTGTCTTAGAGCTAGGTTAGCATTAGCCTTTAACAGTTGCACTGATCTCTGCCCTGTGCTGAGCCAGCCTGTGGCGACTGGCGAAGCTGCCTCACCGTTGTGTCACCATACTGGATCCCTGAGCCCATCCGCTCCGGGTCTAACTCTCCTACAGACGAGACACATCCACATATTAAACACATGAGAAAACAAATTcatagatatacagtacagttcacagttctacagttcagtacagttcaCACACAGTTGTCACTTTAGGTCATGTGAATGCATGCAACTCTCTAGTGCACAACATGGCTCCTCGTGCAGCTATTAGTAATAagtgagtgtaagtgtgtgtgttattacctgacTCTATCTTGTTGAGGATGGTGCGACCACATTTAAGAAAGGCCTCCTCCACATTCTCTCCGGTGAGGGCGCTCGTCTCCAGGAACATCACTTCTGTTTTTATAACAACAAAGAGAGACAACATGGATACACGGACCAATCTCCTTTTATCTATAGTCACAAACATCACCCGTCTTTATAGTCACAAACATCACCCGTCTTTATAGTCACAAACATCACCCGTCTTTATAGTCACAAACATCACCCGTCTTTATAGTCACAAACATCACCCGTCTTTATAGTCACAAACATCACCCGTCTTTATAGTCACAAACATCACCCGTCTTTATAGTCACAAACATCACCCGTCTTTATAGTCACAAACATCACCCGTCTTTATAGTCACAAACATCACCCGTCTTTATAGTCACAAACATCACCCGTCTTTATAGTCACAAACATCACCCGTCTTTATAGTCACAAACATCACCCGTCTTTATAGTCACAAACATCACCCGTCTTTATAGTCACAAACATCACCCGTCTTTATAGTCACAAACATCACCCGTCTTTATAGTCACAAACATCACCCGTCTTTATAGTCACAAACATCACCCGTCTTTATAGTCACAAACATCACCCGTCTTTATAGTCACAAACATCACCCGTCTTTATAGTCACAAACATCACCCGTCTTTATAGTCACAAACATCACCCATCTTTATAGTCACAAACATCACCCGTCTTTATAGTCACAAACATCACCCGTCTTTATAGTCACAAACATCACCCGTCTTTATAGTCACAAACATCACCCATCTTTATAGTCACAAACATCACCCGTCTTTATAGTCACAAACATCACCCGTCTTTATAGTCACAAACATCACCCATCTTTATAGTCACAAACATCACCCGTCTTTATAGTCACAAACATCACCCGTCTTTATAGTCACAAACATCACCCGTCTTTATAGTCGCAAACATCACCCGTCTTTATAGTCACAAACATCACCCGTCTTTATAGTCACAAACATCACCCGTCTTTATAGTCACAAACATCACCCGTCTTTATAGTCACAAACATCACCCGTCTTTATAGTCACAAACATCACCCGTCTTTATAGTCACAAACATCACCCGTCTTTATAGTCACAAACATCACCCGTCTTTATAGTCACAAACATCACCCGTCTTTATAGTCACAAACATCACCCGTCTTTATAGACGCAAACATCACCCGTCTTTATAGTCACAAACATCACCCGTCTTTATAGTCACAAACATCACCCGTCTTTATAGTCACAAACATCACCCGTCTTTATAGTCACAAACATCACCCGTTTTTATAGACGCAAACATCACCCGTCTTTATAGACACAAACATCACCCATCTTTATAGTCACAAACATCACCCTTCTTTATAGTCACAAACATCACCCGTCTTTATAGACGCAGACATCACCCGTCTTTATAGTCACAAACATCACCCGTCTTTATAGACGCAGACATCACCCGTCTTTATAGTCACAAACATCACCCGtctatatagtcacaaacatcACCCGTCTTTATAGTCACAAACATCACCCATCTTTATAGTCGCAAACATCACCCGTCTTTATAGTCGCAAACATCACCCGTCTTTATAGTCACAAACATCACCCGTCTTTATAGTCACAAACATCACCCGTCTTTATAGTCACAAACATCACCCGTCTTTATGGTCGTAAACATCACCCGTCTTTATAGTCACAAACATCACCCATCTTTATAGTCACAAACATCACCCATCTTTATAGTCACAAACATCACCCGTCTTTATAGTCACAAACATCACCTGTCTTTATAGTCACAAACATCACCCGTCTTTATAGTCACAAACATCACCCGTCTTTATGGTCGTAAACATCACCCGTCTTTATAGTCACAAACATCACCCGTCTTTATAGACGCAAACATCACCCATCTTTATAGTCGCAAACATCACCCATCTTTATAGTCGCAAACATCACCCGTCTTTATAGTCACAAACATCACCCATCTTTATAGTCACAAACATCACCCGTCTTTATAGTCACAAACATCACCCGTCTTTATAGATGCAGACATCACCCGTCTTTATAGATGCAGACATCACCCGCAAACATCACCCGTCTTTATAGTCACAAACATCACCCGTCTTTATAGTCACAAACATCACCCGTCTTTATAGACGCAAACATCACCCGTCTTTATGGTCGTAAACATCACCCGTCTTTATAGTCACAAACATCACCCGTCTTTATAGTCACAAACATCAACCATCTTTATAGTCACAAACATCACCCGTCTTTATAGTCACAAACATCAACCGTCTTTCAATCACTACGCAgggtcatatcaaatcaaattatatttgtcacatgcgccaaacacaacaggtgtagactttatcgtgaagtgcttacttacgagccctttcccaacattGCAAACTTGAAAACGAAGAAAATTTGCTAATAAAAAttgaaaatagtaacacaataaataacaataacgaggctatatagaaGGAGTCCTGGTAccgggtcaatgtgcaggggtacgaggtaattgaggtaatgtaGGTTGggataaaagtgactaggcaatcaggatagataataaacagattagcagcagcgtatgtggagagtgaaagtgtgtgtggcgtcaatatgcgtgtgtgtgtgttttgtgtgagtttatgtagtgtgtgtgtagtgtgtgtgtgtgtgtgtgtgtgtgtgtgtgtgtgtgtgtgtgtgtatagagtccagtgagtgtacataGACTCAGTgtaagagagtcagtgcaaaaaagggtcaatgtaatagtccggtggccatttgattaaatgttcagcagtcttatggcttgggggtagaagctgttcagatgccttttggtcccagacttatATAGTCATCAGGCTACATTATCACTTTGCAGGGTCATTAGGCTACATTACCGTTCTCCTGGGCGAAGCGGGCCGCCTCGAGGAAGGTGACCTCTCTGTCAGCCTCCAGGTCTTTCTTGTTGCCACACAGGATGATGACGATGTTTGGACTGGCCAGCGTTCGAGCGTCTGTCAACCAGTTGGTCAGGGCATTGTACGTTTCCCGACTTGGttacacagacagatagacacagaGGTATAATTATGTTTAAAATTCACTGACGTGGCTGCAATGGAAGACTTGGAATTGGTCTAAATCAGGGTCTTACCTGGTGATGTCATAAACCAGGAGAGCCCCTGCTGCCCCTCTGTAATAACTGCGAGTCACTGACCTGAAAGCAGGGGGGGGGAGCAGGCTCTTAGAACATCCACAAATACTATCTCATGATCTAATCCAATCTATCTGATGATCTAATCCCAGTCATTTGAATGTCTCTCAAATGATCCCAGTAACGACCTCTCTCCGACCAAATGAACATCCTGCTGAGATAACATTAGACAGTCATGCACAGATAACATGCTTCCTGTTAACGTgcaatattttacattttttttataaaaaatgtatttaactaggcaagtcagttaaaatcaaattattatttacaatgacggcctaccctggccaaaccctaacccggatgacgctgggccaattgtgcgcctccatatgggactcccaatcacggcagcttgtgatacagcctggaatcgaaccagggtctgtagtgacgcctctagcattgagatgcagtgccttagactgctgccacACTCAGGAGCCCAGTAGAGATACCTACCGGAATCGCTCCTGTCCAGCTGTGTCCCAGATCTGCAGCTTGACCGTCTTACCGGCAACCATCACCACCCGGGAGCCAAACTCCACCCCAATGGTGTGGCTGGAGTCCTGCTTGACTACATGGTACAGAACAGAAAACACAGTACCGTACAGACACCATAGTTAATTACACTCTCTGTTACATTTGGTAGAGGAGCATTGCTGTCATCTTTCTTGTTGTGTGATACAGCCTAATGTAAAAGTAGAGTAAACTTATCCAAAAACTTGGTAGTGAATACCATTACAGTACCCTACTTTAACATTACAGTACCATGTCCGTGGGGGCAGTGATCTTTATGACATGACCTCTTTCTGGAAGTTCAACATAATCACTATGATAAAAATTTGACTTACACTTGTTTTCTATAAATTGATGGAGAAGACAGGATTTCCCTGATCCTGCACTTCCAATCACCAAGAATTTAAAAAGGAAATCTGGAAAAGaataatggagaaaaaaaatccataatACATttactacatcacactacagacTGACCACAAGGCGGAAGCCAAGAGCAGGGTGTTGTTGAAAGCCACGAGCAATGTCATTTTCTCACAAATTAAACAGAAGCAGTGGTTAGGGTTCCTGGCAACGACTGATACAGATTTAGAAAACTAGATGTTGTAAGTAATGGTTGACAACTTGCTATAGGCGGCTATCTAGCTTGCAAGCTTCATCTTGTTTCTTGTCCCAGACGAAAGAACGGACATTAAGGTTAGGAGACATTGAAGCCAGATATTGCTTTGCTTACCATACGTTTCTGTCATTTCCTTTGATGTCTTCAAGCTCTTCAAGTGCCGCAATCTCAATTACAAACTATTTGCTTATCAAATATGAAGACTATATTTCACAAATTGGCATAAATCCCATTTAATCAGAAGGATTCATGTCTTTTACCATCCAAGACAGAGGCATAGGGTTGACAGGACGTGATGACGAAAATGTAAACGCTCTAGCTACGTAAAATGATTTGTTTACCGAGGTTGTAACTAGTTACCACAGTCACAAAGTCTAAATTCTATATCGTTAAAATTCATAAAAACAAAATGAGCTTTTTGGTATTAATTTAAGGTTACGGTTTGGCATAAGGTTAGCAatgtggttaaggttagatttaaaatctgattttcaaAACATtcattgtagaaataggcggggtttatgactttgtggctgtgctaaaTAGTGACAACCGTTTTCAGCGAGGTGTCAAGATAACTGGTGAATAATCTTGGACATAGCCTCTGTTGCCTGTAGCTGTTTGATCTATATTTTACTCTGACTCAACCTGTCAGTTGCAATACTTTTGATGATAACATGTATTCAGCTATTATGTGTTTTGTGGCTCAGTCAGTTATATTTCAGTTAtattaattgctaaattgtaattacttcgtcactacggcctatttattgccttacctccctaatcttacctcatttgcacacactgtatatagacttttctattgtgttattgactgtacgtttgtttattccatgtgtaactctgtgttgttatttgtgtcgcactgctttgctttatcttggccaggtcgcagttgtaaatgagaacttattctcaactggcctacctggttaaataaaggtgaaataaaataacaacaaaatattTCTGATAATTATTTAAGGCTACCTAATCATAAATTgttgtagatatttttttttaatgaataatTAAACTATATTGCctaatgtgggtgtgtgtgtgtctgtctgtctatctgcctgtgtctgcctgtctgtcgtctttctgtctgtcctcaTCCTTTGACAGTGACATTCTAGGGATGCCAAAAAATATGAATTAATAGGAGCCATTTAGaaattgtgaaacatttattCAAAAATGTAAGCAAAAATCCCCCCAAAAGTTTGCCACTTTTGAGTAAGTACCCATTCACCCATTCTTACACTTACTTTGAGTAAGTACCCATTCTCACACTTTGAGTGTACTCTCAAAGTCAATGACAGTTTTGGGCATGTGGTTAGATAGCCAGTATGCACCCTGTGTTGTCTAAGATGGCATGTGTTATGTGGtataaaaacaaatatttgacTCATGACAAGGCAAGCTTGTTGTCTTTTAGATTTAAATAAAAATTCCCTTCTGTCTTGACCTGGAGGCATAAGTGAGCGATTTCCTCTTAGATAGGCCAGCTGTAAAGTTGTAATTggctataatttattttaaaaaattcatgaaaactaaaatgtactttttggtcttaatttaagtttagggttagcagtgtggttaaggttaggtttaaaatcagattttatgactttgtggctgtcaGCTAGTGCCTCGAGAAAAAGATATGTGACGAAAAATGATGCATTTGTCTGTAAACAtcttcagtaggcctatatgtaCCAAGACCAAACACTGGATTTGAAATCTTGCTTCCATTCACAGACACCACAATGAGAAAATGGAAATATAAAAGCACCAGTAGCCCCCCCCCCGTACCCCAACTCCCCTCGTCAGAGTTGCCCAGCCTCTGATCCCAGGTAGCATGATAAGATAAGAAGTATGAGTGACCCCCTCTTTTTTCCATAGatccccctttctctgtctcatcACTTTGACTTGTGTTTGTGTTTTGGGGCCGGGGTGGGAGTGAGGGTTGTGGCAGGTGTAGTCACAGGAGAGGGTCTCAGTTTACTGTACAACATCTTAAACCTGCAAAGACAAAAGGGATCCTTTCAAAACGGGGAAGTCAGTGTTTTTTAAATGGCGTCAAAAATGACATACATTAAGAGATATTTGTAATGTGGCTAGCAAAGGTTTGTTGGGTTATTGTGACATGAGTGTTCTAGAACAGGATATTAAATGTCCCTGTAGGGTTTAGTGATAAAATTAGCCATATAAAAAATGAGAACAGTCATATCAGTCATTTGAACAGGCTTGTGCAGCACTTACATGTTTTTGATTTTCCTCAGGAGGACGCTGACCGCTTTGCTAATCCTTTTCATTCGCCCCTGTCATCCAAACACGTGTAGATTAGACACAGTCCTTTGGTTGCTGCTGTTATGTGGATTACATTATAATAATCTCTACAACAAATAGTCTATGAACAACAGGAGCTCACTGCCTCACCTGCATTCGTTTGTagaacagaggaagagagaaaacacAGATGACCCCTGcgaaagagacagagaaggaaATCAGATCAACACACTATGTTCACGTTATTATTTACAGATCAGAGCAGTTTGGGGAGTTTCAAGTATGAATGAAACAGGACTTATTAGGGCATAATTATCAGATGTATGAGGATGGTTCTGTAGGACAGTGTGGTGTAagacagtcagatagacaggTATTGAGTGGATCAGTAGGGTCTCACCAACTATCACCAGGGTCAGACCATTGGTCGTGATGCCCATATAGGTCAACACGTACAGCAGCACCACAAACTGAAAACAGAGCAACAGCTTTTTAGATTGTCATTGTTTTGCAACAGAAGCGATAGCATGTGAGCTTATGAAGCAATGATTATGTTTTGTTGATGTATTGTTTAATGTTACTGATGTAAGAGCTCAGGAGAACCAAGTTATGTTGTCTGATTCAAGTGCTGGTGATTATGTGACTTTGACATCTACCTtcctccccagtccccacacacatttgtatttgtattttttatggaaaaaggtagcagctactcttcctgggttccagctaaattaaggcagttataccatttttaaaacattacaatacattcacaacagatttcacaacacattaagtgtgttccctcaggccactacacgactaccacatatctacaacacaaaatccatgtgtaggtgtgtgtatgttattgtttatgtgtatgcatgtgtctgtgcctatgtttgtgttgcttcacagtctctgctgttccataaggtgtatttctaTCTGTTTTTTTccatctaattttactgcttgcatgagttacttgatgtggaatagagttccatgtagtcatggctctatgtagtactgtgcaccttccatagtctgttctggacttagggactgtgaagagacctcatTACGGTATAGTACAGTAATACACTGAATTTTCTCTTAGTTTTCTGAGGGACATTGGTACTGGCCCCTGACCTTGATGGAGTCCATGATGCTGTCGATGAAGAGCAGGCGTTTGATCTCTGTGATGGCGAAGGCAATCATtagcaccacctcctccaccaccaacacagtCTCCTCATCTGTCAGAGAGCTGTCGTCTCCTATATAAGACCTGgtaccacacacacgcacgcacacacacacagacacacgcacaaacaTAACATCAAACAAATACCTAGTTTCAAGAAGAATGTTCTACCAACAGATGCACAGAGCCATTCACAGATGGCTGTTGGTTTTTCATGCTCCAATGATTACATATTGAGGTTGAAGCATGTTTCTCTAAACTACAGCATCGTAACTGCTGTAAACTGTGCTTACTGAAAGGGGTGCACTCCTTCAGGGATCTTCTGTATCAGCTCTAGGAGTTTGTAGTAGAGGCGTAGGGGGAAGGTGAGACACATGATGGAGATACACAGGTAGGACAGCATGGTAACGAAACTGAGCTGGAACAGGCTAGCCAGGCCTATCACCAGCCCTGTGACCACCAGCCCTGTCTTCCCCACATCCCGCCAGTAGATCAGGTCCATTACTGCAAGCAGACAGTGAGAGGATGGAGCGGGTATAGATAATTAAGTCCTTTATTTATTAATTCATTAATAAGTGGTGGAAGACAATAAGTgaatgggagggagagatagatgagTCGTAGAGATGAATAAGTGTGGATATCAGGACTGGTGCTCCGACTGATCTGGGTGAGTGATTTAGGGAGAGCAGTGGAGCTCACCTCATCTGAGGAAAAGAGCCAGAGGAATTCAAACTGCGTTTAATATAGAGTTGTGTACAGAGATACATAGAAAGAGAAGTAGTCTATCTTAGATGTttaatgtgttttgtgtgttgtttttttgcaTATTATATTTTAAAGAATTTTATTTAGCAGTTTagtacaaaacaaacacacaaataaaaaaacagctgCCAGACATATGAAATGAAGTATTGCTTAAGCAAGACATGGGACAAGAATAGAGCAACAATGACATTTACAACAACAGTAAGTGTTCCAATTAAGTGTTCACAATCAGTCTCTGTCTAGACGGTCCAGAAACAGACCCCAGATCTTGAGAAGAGGAGTTGGTCCTGAAAAAACGAATATTTTCCAGGTTAATGTTGTTAGTCATTTCTGCTAGCCATCTAC
The DNA window shown above is from Salmo salar chromosome ssa13, Ssal_v3.1, whole genome shotgun sequence and carries:
- the LOC106567819 gene encoding reticulon-1-A encodes the protein MAIKVMDLIYWRDVGKTGLVVTGLVIGLASLFQLSFVTMLSYLCISIMCLTFPLRLYYKLLELIQKIPEGVHPFQSYIGDDSSLTDEETVLVVEEVVLMIAFAITEIKRLLFIDSIMDSIKFVVLLYVLTYMGITTNGLTLVIVGVICVFSLPLFYKRMQGRMKRISKAVSVLLRKIKNMFKMLYSKLRPSPVTTPATTLTPTPAPKHKHKSK
- the LOC106567818 gene encoding ras-related protein Rab-4B, with the translated sequence MTETYDFLFKFLVIGSAGSGKSCLLHQFIENKFKQDSSHTIGVEFGSRVVMVAGKTVKLQIWDTAGQERFRSVTRSYYRGAAGALLVYDITSRETYNALTNWLTDARTLASPNIVIILCGNKKDLEADREVTFLEAARFAQENEVMFLETSALTGENVEEAFLKCGRTILNKIESGELDPERMGSGIQYGDTTVRQLRQSPQAGSAQGRDQCNC